The following DNA comes from Synergistaceae bacterium.
TCGGGCTCTTCAGGTGGTCTGCCGACCTCGCCCGTCTCTATTCCATTGAAGACCTCGCTGAGGGCGAAGAGTCCGATCAGGACGGGAATAAAGGCGAAACCGTCGTATAGCCGCACCACGTCGAACGTGAAACGGCTGACGCCGCTGAGAGGGTCTATGCCTATCGTATTGAGCAGCAGCCCTAGGAGCACCGCGATAAATGACTCGAGCCAGCGTCCTCCCCCTAGAGATGCGATGGTGGACAGACCTAGGATAGCCAGGGCAAAGTACTCCGCGGGCCAGAACTTCAGCGCGAAGCGAGCGAGCGGCGCAGAGAAGAGCACCAGGATGATGATGCCTATGAACCCTCCCGTCACCGAGGCGACGAGGGATATTCCAAGGGCGGTGCCCGCCTTGCCCTTACGGGTGAGAGGGTAGCCGTCGAAGGCCGTCACCACGGCGGACGGTGTCCCCGGGGTGTTTATCATTACAGCTGTTATCGAACCGCCGTAGTTCGAGGCCAAGTAGATGGCGCAGAGCATGACCAGCCCCATGGTCGGGGTCATCCCAAACGAGAAGGGCAGCAGCAGGGCCACCGCCATCGATGGTGATATCCCAGGCATGGCGCCGGCCAGGATGCCCACTATCACTCCGCCGGTGATGACGAGCAGAGCGTTGAAGTTCATGAGTGCGGAAAGGCCGTTCATCAAGTGTGAAAGTAGTTCCATCCGAGACCCCTCCTACCCGAACAGTATCCCCGAAGGGAGCGAAATGTGCAGCAGGCGGACGAAGACATACCAGGAAAAAGCCGCCCAGCCCCCCGAAAGAGCGAGAAGCACCGGGATTCGCCTCTCGCCGAACAGTAGCAGCAGGAGCAGTATCATACCCGACGAAGAGACCAGGTAGCCCGCAGTGTTCATACCCCATAGGGACAAGGCCACGATGCACGCGGTCAGAAGCACTCGCTTCACATCGCCCGTAGCCGGGTCCTCGGGGGCGTTGCCCTGGAAGATGCGCCACAGCTGGTCGAGAGTAAAGAGGGCCAGCCCGGCCGCCCAAAGCCTGGGCGCGATCCGGGCGCTGCTCCCCACGGCCTCTATCTCCTCTACTCCGAAGGAGAGCAGGAGAAACACGAACGCCAGGAACAGCATCGTGAAACATATTACTATTCGGGCCCGGTACGGAGCATATTTCCTCCGCGTAATTACAAATCCTAAAGCGACTACTATCAGATAAGATATTATCCACACGGGAAAACTGCCGGACCCGCTGAGGCTTTCAGCCAGTGCTTCCATAAGACCACCTCCGGGAGCGACAAGGCTCCAAAGTTTTTCCTCCGCATTCCGCTAAAAAGGTGCGGGGACCGCACACAGCACGATGCCCCGCACCTGTCCATTTGAATCCGAGGCCGTCGGCCCTAAAACGGCGCTACTTCACAAGGCCGAACTTCTTGAGGTAGAACTCGAAGTTCTCGACATCCCTCTGAACCTGGGCGTTGAACTCGGCGCGACCGTGGTCGACGACGTCTATCCCGTCCTTCTCGAGGTAGGCGATCCACTCCGGATCCTTGGCGACCTGCTTGAGCAGATCCTCCCACCAGACCATGGCCTCCTCGGGAGAGCCCTTCTTCATGGCGAAACCGCGCCACATGATCTCGTCATCCAGCCCCTCGATGCCAAGCTCTATGAACGTGGGGGCGTCGGGGAACATCTCGAGGCGCTCCTTCCTGGCTATCGCGACGATGTTGAACCCCTCGCGGCCTCCGATATCCGCAGGGTTGCCGACGTAGACGACGCCCTGTCCGCTTAGAAGGCCCATCATAGCCTCGGGGCCGGTGGCGTAGGGTATCCACTTGGCGCTCATCCCCGCCTTGTCCCAGACCTTCATGGACATGAGGTGGTCGTTTCCACCAGCGGCGGGACCCGTCCACAGCTGAGCGCCCTTCTTCTCCTGCGCATCCTTGAATATGGCCTCCCAGTTGTTCAGCTCAGTGTCCTTCGCGGCGATGAGGCACTCGGGGTCGCGCATGATCAGGGCGATCCACTCGAAGCCCCATACGTACTCGTCGACATCCTTCTTCGAAGTGAGGACCTTCGCGATATTCGAGGTCGTTGCGGCGAATACGGTGTAGCCGTCTGCAGGCTGCTCCAGCACGGCCTGCATTCCTATGAGGCCTCCCGCGCCCTCCTTGTTCTCCACCACGAAGGTCGCGTCCGTGTACTTGGCCGCTATGGAGACAAACTTTCTGCTGGTCACGTCCATCAGCCCACCGGGGCCAACGTAGTTGACCACGTGTATCGGCTTTTCAGGATAAGCGGCGTAAGCCGCCGGGACCAGAACCAACAGGAACAGAACACACAGAACCGCAGTAATACGTTTCATCAACAGCACCTCCTATGATATTTAAGGAACATACCGATTGGGTAACACCGCAGCTCACGGATCGAGCGAACGTTCCGGCTATCTCGAGAACAGCTCGTAAGCGAGGCCGTGACGCAAGCCCCTGTCGCTCACCGTGAAAGAGTCGACATGGAAGGCCTCGAGAAGGGCGCGGACTATGCATGCTCCCGCAAGGATGACATCCGCACGCTTTGGTTGCAGCCCAACCACCGCACGGCGCTCTTCCAACGTCTTGGATGCGAACATTTCGATCATCTCATTTACATCGTCGAGACTCAAGATCGATCCCTGGACCAAGTCGGGGTCGTACGCCTCCATCCGTAGCTTCACGGATGCCAAGCTGGTGACCGTGCCTCCCAGACCTACCAAGACGCAGTCCGAGTCCAAGGCTCCTCCTTCGGCAAGGTCCTTCCCGATCCTCGCAAGCCCCTCCTCGACCGAGCCGTCGCGAACCGGATCCTCCTTGAAGAACTCCTCGGTGATACGGACGGCGCCGATCGGAAGGCTGAACTTCTTCCTGATCTCCCCTCCTTCACCGAAGATGAACTCCGTGCTTCCACCCCCCGTGTCGAATACCACGAGCTTGTCGTCGCCGACAGGCAGCCCGGACAGGACTGCCAGGTAAGACAGACGAGCCTCCTCCCCCCCCTCTATCACACGGAGGGTCAACCCCGTCAACTCCTTCACCCGTGCTATGAAGTCGGCTGCATTGGACGCTGTCCGAAGGGCCATCGTCCCAACTATCTCGGGAGATTGCACGCCCAGAGAACGGGATTCTTCGACAAACCCAGCCACGGCCGCCGCGTTCCGCTCAAGAGGTTCGTCACCGATCCTGCCGGTCTCGCGAAGGCCCTCGCCGAGCCTCGCTATGTCGTTTTTGTCCGACACCGTCTCCAGAGCGCCATCCTGCCCCTTCCTTGCGACATGAAACTTGATCGAGTTCGTGCCGACGTCTATGACGGCCCTGAGCGACTCCATGACCTAAGCCATCCCGACGGACTGCTTCATGGCCTGGATGTAGTTTATGTTCGGCAGGCCCTCGAGGCCGAGTTCGCGCACCGTCTTCATGACGGTCTGCGTGTCTTCGTGCTCGACGCAGATCGTGCGAAGCTCCGCCCCGTCGAAGTCCGTGTCCGCTAT
Coding sequences within:
- a CDS encoding tripartite tricarboxylate transporter substrate binding protein; translation: MKRITAVLCVLFLLVLVPAAYAAYPEKPIHVVNYVGPGGLMDVTSRKFVSIAAKYTDATFVVENKEGAGGLIGMQAVLEQPADGYTVFAATTSNIAKVLTSKKDVDEYVWGFEWIALIMRDPECLIAAKDTELNNWEAIFKDAQEKKGAQLWTGPAAGGNDHLMSMKVWDKAGMSAKWIPYATGPEAMMGLLSGQGVVYVGNPADIGGREGFNIVAIARKERLEMFPDAPTFIELGIEGLDDEIMWRGFAMKKGSPEEAMVWWEDLLKQVAKDPEWIAYLEKDGIDVVDHGRAEFNAQVQRDVENFEFYLKKFGLVK
- a CDS encoding Ppx/GppA family phosphatase, giving the protein MESLRAVIDVGTNSIKFHVARKGQDGALETVSDKNDIARLGEGLRETGRIGDEPLERNAAAVAGFVEESRSLGVQSPEIVGTMALRTASNAADFIARVKELTGLTLRVIEGGEEARLSYLAVLSGLPVGDDKLVVFDTGGGSTEFIFGEGGEIRKKFSLPIGAVRITEEFFKEDPVRDGSVEEGLARIGKDLAEGGALDSDCVLVGLGGTVTSLASVKLRMEAYDPDLVQGSILSLDDVNEMIEMFASKTLEERRAVVGLQPKRADVILAGACIVRALLEAFHVDSFTVSDRGLRHGLAYELFSR